In Bubalus bubalis isolate 160015118507 breed Murrah chromosome 20, NDDB_SH_1, whole genome shotgun sequence, the sequence TGAGACTGAGCATTCACCAAAGCCTCTAAAATTCAACACAGCCCTAAGATAGGCCATCCCAAATACCGAGGCGGAAAAGGGGCGGGGGGCTGGCAAAGTCCGGGACTGGCTGGGGATCGGCCTCCATCCTGACTCTGCCCATCAGCCCAGCCCACCTGGAGGGGCTCCCGAGACGTCCCCGAGGAGGGAGGCGTCCAGGAACCGTGGGCATTTGGCTCCAACGAATCACACAGATCTTTCAGGTAAGCTCCGGATACAACATCCCGGAGCCCGCATCCTGCCCTTTGTAAAGATCCCCTCCCGGGCTCCGTTCCACATCATCATGTTTGCAGGTGGCAAATGCCAGCCTCGGAGTAAATGTCAAGGGGCGGAGCCCGCCTGGTGCCCCCTCCCTGGAATCAGGCCTGGGCACACACTCTCCACCTCTCTGCAACCTCTGGGGAGTGGAAACAAGTGGACAAAGGGGTCAGCCCCCTGTATGCACGCGTCTTCCCTTCTTGCCTGCTCAAAATAACATCCCCAGCCCATTCCCCActcagggcaggagggcaggactGTGGAAGAGCTGGCCCCCAAATCTGGTTGATGCAAGAGCCTTACAGAagctgggatggaacccagagaCCTTTGGGGCTTACAGGGGTCCATCCCCTCTGCTCACTGGGCTGCAGGGCTCATAAAGGCAGGTGCACCCCAAGACAGGGCCCCCAGCTCCAACGTGGTCCCCATTTTCTCTCACAGAGACCCTGTGTGGAACATCAAGGCATGGGGACTGGGACAGGGCTGGGCCCACTTGAGCCTCCATAAACATCAAGGGAGTTGAGTCAACTCTGACCCCATATCCAAGCCATCCTGGCCACTTAGGtgccttcattcattcaccccAGGGGCTACCCCGAATGTCTCAGACATGCGCACAGAGCCAACCACCTTCCACTGAGCTGCTGCCTGTGAAAACACCCCCAAGGCCCCGCCGTGGGCTCCTCTGCTGTGACCGCAGAAAGCAAAGTGCCCTCAGGGGAGCGCCCGCACCCCTGTCCACCTGACCTGGATGCCACACAGGCCACATCACCATATGGGACCCGCCCAGGCATCCGACTAGACCCTCTGGTCCTTAAGGCAAAGCTGGCCTCAGGCCCCTGGAGAAGAGCCCCACCCCCGGGCCCCCAAGGCTCCATCAACGCTTCTTGAATAAATGAAGGTCCCATAAACAAATGTCGGGCCGAGAGAGCCTCATGGAGCTGAAACCCCAGCTTTCTTGTGCTCCACCATTACTGATTTTATTTACATACACAAAAACATTCCCATCCTGCTGCAATTTCAGGGGTGAGGAGATGAGGCCAAGGGAAGAACTCCCTCAAAAACCACTGTTTGATCAAAGGACATTATCAAAGCCTTGCGCGTGAGAACCCAGCATTCTCACAGCCACTGACGTTTCCATGGCGTGTGGGCAGAAACGCCCTTCCAGCTCCAGGCGGACAGGCACGGCTGTTTTTGCATCTCCAAAGGGGCCCAGTAGCTGGGCTTTAGGCGGAGGGCAAACGTCCTGCTATTCATTTCATTACCACGCTCAGCAAAGCTCTGTGAGGACCTactgtgtgtgtgcctggccCGCGCTGGTTCTCAGGAGCCCAGACCCGAGGGAATGCTCCCCACTTACCGCGCTGGCGCACGAGGGTCTCAGCTCCCAGCGGCTTCCAGAACGCCCGGCCCCGCAGTCGGGGTGGCAGAGAACTTGCCCTTGGAAGTGACCCCCTCCCAGGTTTGCATGTGGACCTCCTCGAACTGAGACATGTTTGAGTAAGCCTGATGAAATCATGGTGTCTCAAAAAAGCACGCAACTCACCCCAATCCAGGCAGCATCACAGCTCGGGGCAGGCGCGAGACGCCGGGTGACCCTCCGGAAGACGTGCTGCTCCAGGGCagctcctccacctcctctgtccaggcGTTCACGATCCGGGGCCGCCGGGGCTCCTTGGTGGAGGGGGGAACAGGCAGAACATTAGAAGGACGGCAAGGCAAGCCCCCCAgaaaagccacacacacacacacacacacacacacacaagacccaGAAAAGGCAGAGAGCCTGGTCTCACCTGCCGTCTGGTTTTCAGTGGAGGGAGGTGGCTCGTGGGGGCGGCAAGGATGGGAAGAGGTGTGGGAAGCAACAGGCCAGGGAGCAGCCCCAGACGGGCCACAGGGCCTGGGGAGGCACGGGCGCCGAGCCTGGGACTCGCCGGGACACAGCGCTTGGGTGGGCAGACCTGGCAGGATGTGATGACAAGGGGTCTGGGGGGATTAGGGTAGGGAGAAGAGGACAAGGCAAAAGCCTGGCTATAGCCCAGGGTCACTCAGAGCCTGGGAGGCCAGGCCCACAGGAAGAAGAGGTACCTGAGGATGCTAGGGGGAGGTGGCCTGCCAGGTCTGGGGGACTTGCACCCCGGGCACTGGAGACCCACTGGAAACTTGAGTCACCCTGAGGGGGAAGGCCTTGCACTGCGGGAGACAGGGAAAAGGCACGCAGGtaggaggtgggcagggcagcaTGCAGGCAACCACAGGTGTGGGCTCAGCGAGGAAACCAACGTGTTAAGCAGAGTGGACGGCCAAGACGCAGAGGGTTCTGAACCCAGAGAAGGGGGCACAGGGAAGGGCACACAGGTCGGATCTGGCAAGCAgagctgggggggcggggggaagccaGAGGAAGAGCCGCCAGATagaagaggagccaggtgggcagcTGGGAAAGGTGAGGCCTGCAGGTCCCCTGGAGGTTCCCAGCCAGGGGCCCTTGGCGGTGGGCAGGCCCCCGCCCGCAAAGGTGGGGCGGGGGAGCTGGATGTAgtcccaggaggaggagggaatccTGGAGGGAGGGGTCCAGCCCGCGGACCCCCAACTCAAGAGAGAGACCTGATGCGGCCAGAGCCCAAGGGGACACATGCCACGGCTGCCCCGGCCCCCTCCTCAGCCCTGAACTCTAGGGCTGGGGGCCCATGACGACCATGCACACTCAGCTACAGGATGGGCGGGGAGGCCGGGCGAGCAGGAGGGGTTGGCTGGCTGGGACCTGCAGctgagccctggagaagggcaggttcggggccccctccccaggcttcGGATTCAAAGGGGGCCACCAGACCACAGCAAGGCAAAGCAGGCCTGCCCCTCGCACCCCCCTGGCCTGCCTTCTCTACAGAGCAGGAGCATGCTGCTCCAGCGCCCGGGAGCCAACAGGGCACCCTGGGCAGAAGCAACCCCCCGGCTCCCCACCCTGGGGAGGCAGAGGCCATCAAGGGACGCGCTAGGGTGGCAGGTGCCCAGCCCGGGGCCAAGCCATGGGTTTGCTCAGTAAGGATCAACTGTTGGATGACGGGATGGATGCGTGAGTCCAGGAAGGGGTGAGACTGGTGGGGCCCCGCTCaaaaggggctgggggtggggcaacACCCACCGCCCTGTTAAAGGGTGTCCACCCTCCACCCTTTAGACCTAACGCTTCCTGCACTCCCAGTGACTCCCACCTAGCAGCTCGGGTTTGACAGTCAAGTTCCTTCATTGACTCACCTGTCCAAACATACATCCCACATACTCTTACTGAGCCCCATTTTGTGCCAGGCTGGTTCTGGGACACCCAAAGGAGGAGTGGGCTGGCCTAGGACGCCCCCCTGAGGGccagatgaggaaatgggagTTGAGGAGAGAAGACGGATGGACCACAGAAGGGGGAAgtgaaagcagaaaaataacGGAATAATCAGAAGAGCTGGGGGGAGCCTCCGGGATTGACTTAATGGTGGCTGTACCCGCTGGGGCCCGGGAGTCCAGGGGCCCACACAGGAAGGCCAGCAGGACCCCCGGGCTGGAGTGGGGGGCAGGTGTCCCGTGCCCACGGGGAGCTGGGAGCTGTTGTCAGTTCAGATGCAGAAGGGGGGCCACAGAAACAAGGACACAGGTTAAAGCAGTCCACACTGTCCACTCAGGAGTCGTAAGCACAGACACCCCCCGCCAGTGGCCTCAGAAGATGAGTTCAATTGCTTTCCACCTCCTCCCTGGGTTCTCAAATGCTAAAATATTAACGACTTTGGGGCAGATATTTTAGTTATTGGTATGTATTTGAGGGTATGAAGGGTtctatggattttcttttttcccacttaaaaTAAATCCTTCTAGAAACATCAGGAGCTGCTCTCTAAGTTCTCTCCACAAACCACACAGAAGAGGGCAGGCTTCGGTGGGACCACCTATTCTCAGAAGTGCCCACCCCGTCCAGTCCCCCAGTCCGGGCAACATCTGGGGCCACCACCACCAAAAGCGATGGAATGGTGCCAGCTGGCCGACTGTCATCTAGGGAGCTGGAACTGGAGGCAGTTCTGCTGACTCAGGACGAGTCTAAATCTCATCCACCAAACCAGGGCACCTTTAGCCAAGAGGTAAGTTGAGGAAGGGAGGACCAGAAGTTTTCAACTAATCAAGTTTTCTTGCTCCAAACACTGCACTTCTCTGCACCCActccctttcccccaccccattTGGCAGAAGGTCTGGCTGGAGTCTGAGGTTTAAAACTGGAATGATCTAATCGTGATTGATCTGCCTTCAGGTGAGGAACATCCAGAAGTCAGGGTTCATACGGGCAAGTTTCTGACTCAGGTACACCCTCCCTAAAGACAAGAAAGGGCTCCAGGGATTTCAAgaatgagggcagaaagagaggactgatgggcggggcggggcggggcgcaggACACGGGAACCGTTAGGAGGTAAAGTGGGTGACGCCGGGTTCGGACACTGGATCCGAGTGGTCCCGACAGATCGCTGGGGTCTCTCATCATACGAGGGGCTGAGTGTGAGCCCCCAACTCTGCCCTTCTACGAGGATGGGGTTGTGCTGGGGTACCACTACCCATCCACTTCCTGACCTGAGAGGGGCGTTCCATGGACGCTGGCTCGGCTACAATTGCACGGCGTCTACACCTAGGACTTAACTTTTCCAGCTTTTGGAAGTCTTACAGGTTTAACACCAGGGAGCCCTAAGAATGAGTCCGGGGTGAGCCTGACCCGCATCTTTGTGTCTCTGCTCCTGGAAAACTGATCCCAGAGGCCTGAGTCGCCCTGGCCCATGGCTGGTCTGCACACAGGGTCGAACAAAGGAACTCTCTGCAGAGCAGCCCTCATCTGTGGCCCAGAGCTGCCTGCAGCTTTCAACCTCACTCCATGCACCGCAAGCTGGGACAGAGGCAAAGGCTTGAATGGGGAGCGGAATGAGTCCCTGGGCTCCAGCACCAAAATGAGAAGTGTGGCTTCAGACCCTCTTCGCCCCTGCCCTGCAGCCGCAGTTCACCTCATTATGATAATCAGTGTGTCTCTCCTTCTCAGACAAAGAAGGCTCCTTATGAGATGAATATTGGAATCCAGCAGCTACCTCATTAAGGCCTACAGCCTCTTCCTTGACAAGGCCCAAGATTAGCCCTGTGTTCATTAAGGGAAAAGGGCAGAAAGTGGAATAGAACTGAAAAACacagctggggggagggggagggctctTTCTGCTGGCCATTCATTCACTGAAAGGCTCCATGTACCTTCGGGATTTAATCACCAGCGAGGGGGCCAGGAGAAGGGTTTAACCAGGATGCGGGAGGTAAAGAGGTTAAACCCGATAGAAGGAGTTAAAAACCTAAAATGGGGCAATTTGATTTGAAAGCTTCCTGGGACTTGTCACTGGGATAATCAATTGAAAACCTTTTTcctgtttactttctttttgcCTAACCCCAGAAAGaacttttctctggatatgtttTTTGGGGTGGGTTTtcgtattttccaagtctccctTTGCtcctgttttttgtgtttttttttttttttttttttttttttttttttttgtcttagggGCACTTTTCTAGTCTTTGCTTCTTTCttgccctccctccccccacttctTTCTTCTCCCTTGCGCTCCTTCCTGTGGGAACTTAACCTACAAGAAAATTGGAGGGCGACCTTGGCTGTATTTTCTCATGAACACTTGACTGAATTTATTTCAAGTTCCTCGAATAGTGGGGATGTGAGGTTTTACCTGCACAAtggcccacctgacctgccaggTAAAGATAACTATTCTGCAACTGAGAGAAAGGTGGAAAAGCTTGGAAACACTGAGCTACCTCGAGGCCTCAGCTCTAGGTGGTTTGGACTCCAACCCAGATAAGATGCCAAGAGGCAGGTTCTGGAAGGTTCTGGAAGGGCTGGATACTCTTCTAGGAGAGGTTAAGAAGGAGGAGGGCCAGAGGCAGGTGACTCCGTACCATCTACATACAGGTCAGGGGGTGGAGGGGATAGGGATGTCTGTCAACACTAGAGACCAGGAGCTGGGAAGACCGTGAGAGAAACACTGAATACATGTCCGTGCGTCCGGGAGCCGGAAACATGTCTGGAGTTAAGCTCCAGAAAAGTCATTACCTTAGAGCTGGTGGAGTTCAACGGACCAGAGGAGACCACGAAGCGGTGGGTTGGAGGGGAAACGGAAGGTGAGGAAGGAAGACAGCGAATGTAGATAGGCTTTACAGGAGGCGGGGCTGcggaaggaaagagacagaggctAGAAAGGAGGCCAGGAGAGGCCCGGAGGCTCAGAAGCTGCTGAGAAAGCAAAGTTAGGAATTTGGAGGGACTCGCTTGCGGCCGAAGGGCCAGGTCTGAGAGACTggaggggctggggcggggggcctCCTCTCCCTTTACCATGTCAGACACCTCAGATGCCCTCATCTGAAGGCCGCTTGACAGCCTCTGTTCCCCTAGGAGGTACAGGCCAGCCCGGGGTCCGGACAGGGAGTTGTGAGGTTCAAATGAATTGATGGTTGCAAAAAGGCCTTTGCCAACTGCAAAGGGAGACATAAATGTCCCCTATAATTACTCACTGGTAGCAGGACGCTCAATTTTACAGCCCACTCAAATCTCACTGGGGCCTGAGTTTTCACTGACCATAAATTATGCGTCCTTACATTAAGGATGTAAAACCCAGTGGTGAAAGCTCCTGCCAGCCTTTGGAAGACAAAAGGTCCCTCCTAATAGCCTGGATTAACTCACAGCAGATCTCCGCCCACTTCATTTGCCACCTCCCAAGTCATCTTTCCACCTTCATTTGCCACATAATCCAATCAGCCCCTTTCAGAAGCCCGGGAGCTATTGTCTACACCAAGCCGGGTTTCTCTAAAGCGGCCCGAGTTGTTTTTGTCTCGTCCGGACAAAACTGGTTGGCTTAAAAGGGGACGAAAGAAAGTGCTGGTCAAACGAGGACCCCAATTAGCTTCCAAGAGACTTGTTTTCATCATCTTTGTATCACATTCCAGGCCTGGTGTGCGGGGCATATTGTAGGCAGTCcagaaaatgtttgttgaattaattctgtttttatttcttctggaatTTATTTATTGAGTGCAAACACACAGCACCTAGTGGGTGCTAGCTGTTATtactgtgggggggtgggggggggggacaaGGCTGGGCATGTGATAATGAGGGACAGCCTCCTGGTGTTAAGTATCTCGCAATTTCCACAGcaatttacaaagcactttcatagTGGTTACATCATTTGGCCTTCAAAAGCGCCATGTGGGGTAGATAAACGCGGGTGTTTTTTGTGCTGCTTTTTTTTGCCCCCCTAATCCCCATTTAGGCCATGAAAagagctgagactcagagaagttaagcaatgTATTTAAGGTCACACCGTTATTGAGAGGTGGGACCAGCACATGGTACCagcagtggggccacccaagacccCCGAGACCACCCCGGGCAGCTGGGATTCCAAACAGGCTGTCCCATTGTCAAACGTTGGAGTGGAAATCAAAAGGCTCTTGGTAGAactctggggtgggggcgggggtaaGGGGCAGCCCCTGATGGCACCCAGGGTCCAACTCTGACCCCTTCTCTTGCCAGGAACGGGACAAAACGCTCCCACTCCTCCAGCCTCAGCGACCTCACTCTAAGTGTGAGTCACTCCCATCCCACAGGGAGGGGCGCTCGGTTCTGTCTTCTTGCCCTCCACCTTTTAAAATTACTCAAATGGAGGCCACATTCATTCTCATTTGTAAACGAGGCGGCCTCGCTCACATGGACATCTGACATAGCAATAACATAGGCACAGAACATACAAAGTGCTCTGGAAATGACCACACGCCCCGTGCATGTCCTGACTCAGGTCAGCCCGAGCCCTGGCTGAGTACGGCCCCTACCTGGTACACCGAGAGCCCTGCGGACTGGGGTTGTCCGGAGCGCTGTGGGAGAATAAACGAGAAGCGTGAGACAGGTGAGGGGGGCGAGGGGAACGTGGTCGACCAACCTGTTTGGAAAAAACATTTACTGACCGCCTTTTCTATGCCTGGCCTTACCAGCTTCCCAGAATCGGATTTACTGACCGCCTCTTCTATGCCCGGCCTTACCAGCTTCCCAGAATCGGACCAACACTCACAACACCCTGGGAGGTTGCTTTTCTCGATCCCGTTCCCCAGAAAGGACGAGGAAATCTGGAAGAGGTGGGGATACCCCTGGCAGTTCGGTAGCATGGCCTCGGGAATCATGC encodes:
- the LOC102406900 gene encoding proline-rich receptor-like protein kinase PERK8 isoform X7; amino-acid sequence: MFFPNRLVDHVPLAPLTCLTLLVYSPTALRTTPVRRALGVPAPPPVKPIYIRCLPSSPSVSPPTHRFVVSSGPLNSTSSKEPRRPRIVNAWTEEVEELPWSSTSSGGSPGVSRLPRAVMLPGLGRSHHLESSVVQDLEPATPAPSSSIIPPQPQGTPARVPTGQAGPKDSGPGPTPLCRGACPPRLPSL
- the LOC102406900 gene encoding proline-rich receptor-like protein kinase PERK8 isoform X5; this encodes MFFPNRLVDHVPLAPLTCLTLLVYSPTALRTTPVRRALGVPAPPPVKPIYIRCLPSSPSVSPPTHRFVVSSGPLNSTSSKVCPPKRCVPASPRLGARASPGPVARLGLLPGLLLPTPLPILAAPTSHLPPLKTRRQEPRRPRIVNAWTEEVEELPWSSTSSGGSPGVSRLPRAVMLPGLGRSHHLESSVVQDLEPATPAPSSSIIPPQPQGTPARVPTGQAGPKDSGPGPTPLCRGACPPRLPSL
- the LOC102406900 gene encoding uncharacterized protein LOC102406900 isoform X3 yields the protein MIPEAMLPNCQGYPHLFQISSSFLGNGIEKSNLPGCCECWSDSGKLVRPGIEEAVSKSDSGKLVRPGIEKAVSKCFFQTGWSTTFPSPPSPVSRFSFILPQRSGQPQSAGLSVYQVCPPKRCVPASPRLGARASPGPVARLGLLPGLLLPTPLPILAAPTSHLPPLKTRRQEPRRPRIVNAWTEEVEELPWSSTSSGGSPGVSRLPRAVMLPGLGRSHHLESSVVQDLEPATPAPSSSIIPPQPQGTPARVPTGQAGPKDSGPGPTPLCRGACPPRLPSL
- the LOC102406900 gene encoding uncharacterized protein LOC102406900 isoform X6, which codes for MIPEAMLPNCQGYPHLFQISSSFLGNGIEKSNLPGCCECWSDSGKLVRPGIEEAVSKSDSGKLVRPGIEKAVSKCFFQTGWSTTFPSPPSPVSRFSFILPQRSGQPQSAGLSVYQEPRRPRIVNAWTEEVEELPWSSTSSGGSPGVSRLPRAVMLPGLGRSHHLESSVVQDLEPATPAPSSSIIPPQPQGTPARVPTGQAGPKDSGPGPTPLCRGACPPRLPSL
- the LOC102406900 gene encoding proline-rich receptor-like protein kinase PERK8 isoform X4 — encoded protein: MSPFAVGKGLFATINSFEPHNSLSGPRAGLYLLGEQRLSSGLQMRASEVSDMVKGEEAPRPSPSSLSDLALRPQASPSKFLTLLSQQLLSLRASPGLLSSLCLFPSAAPPPVKPIYIRCLPSSPSVSPPTHRFVVSSGPLNSTSSKEPRRPRIVNAWTEEVEELPWSSTSSGGSPGVSRLPRAVMLPGLGRSHHLESSVVQDLEPATPAPSSSIIPPQPQGTPARVPTGQAGPKDSGPGPTPLCRGACPPRLPSL
- the LOC102406900 gene encoding proline-rich receptor-like protein kinase PERK8 isoform X1, yielding MSPFAVGKGLFATINSFEPHNSLSGPRAGLYLLGEQRLSSGLQMRASEVSDMVKGEEAPRPSPSSLSDLALRPQASPSKFLTLLSQQLLSLRASPGLLSSLCLFPSAAPPPVKPIYIRCLPSSPSVSPPTHRFVVSSGPLNSTSSKVCPPKRCVPASPRLGARASPGPVARLGLLPGLLLPTPLPILAAPTSHLPPLKTRRQEPRRPRIVNAWTEEVEELPWSSTSSGGSPGVSRLPRAVMLPGLGRSHHLESSVVQDLEPATPAPSSSIIPPQPQGTPARVPTGQAGPKDSGPGPTPLCRGACPPRLPSL
- the LOC102406900 gene encoding uncharacterized protein LOC102406900 isoform X2, with translation MSPFAVGKGLFATINSFEPHNSLSGPRAGLYLLGEQRLSSGLQMRASEVSDMVKGEEAPRPSPSSLSDLALRPQASPSKFLTLLSQQLLSLRASPGLLSSLCLFPSAAPPPVKPIYIRCLPSSPSVSPPTHRFVVSSGPLNSTSSKVCPPKRCVPASPRLGARASPGPVARLGLLPGLLLPTPLPILAAPTSHLPPLKTRRQEPRRPRIVNAWTEEVEELPWSSTSSGGSPGVSRLPRAVMLPGLGRSHHLESSVVQDLEPATPAPSSSIIGKLGWKWPSWGALRRAKEKTQAVAPASEAVSELQ